Proteins from one Sarcophilus harrisii chromosome 2, mSarHar1.11, whole genome shotgun sequence genomic window:
- the OXER1 gene encoding oxoeicosanoid receptor 1 produces the protein MLGIQCNLNSSPVLSTVMAPVLALECIVGLVGNGFALFIFCFYIRSWKSNTIFLLCLVIADFLLLVNLPFRVNYYVHNQTWNYGSNACKANLFMLSTNRKASIIFLTAIALNRYLKVVWPHHSLSQASARSAAQVSVGLWVLILLMNVPFLCIESDTLYSSRNSCIGFTVNLTYYSTAQSWHHILTGVELFLPLGIILFCTFSIIFTIRRRNLGKQAGARRAMLVLGVVFAVYFFCFLPSVIFAIASLLAFRWGNCYILHLCVDLFQGSLAFTYLTSTLDPVLYCFSSPNFLRQSKMVLCKREWLTGKKDNQEGDDSSSSKPNRQVARGDAATLQD, from the coding sequence ATGTTAGGAATACAATGCAACTTGAACTCGTCCCCTGTCTTGTCAACGGTCATGGCCCCGGTACTGGCTTTGGAGTGTATCGTGGGGCTGGTGGGGAATGGCTTTGCCCTATTCATCTTCTGCTTCTACATACGATCTTGGAAATCTAATACCATTTTTCTCCTGTGCCTGGTCATTGCTGATTTCCTCTTGCTCGTCAACTTACCCTTCCGGGTTAATTATTATGTCCATAACCAGACTTGGAACTATGGTTCTAATGCCTGCAAGGCTAATCTCTTTATGCTGTCCACCAACCGAAAGGCCAGCATCATCTTCCTCACTGCTATTGCACTCAATCGCTATCTGAAGGTGGTATGGCCCCACCACAGCCTGAGCCAGGCGTCCGCAAGGTCAGCAGCGCAGGTATCTGTGGGGCTCTGGGTGCTCATCCTGCTCATGAATGTGCCCTTCCTCTGCATCGAGTCCGATACCCTCTACTCTTCCAGAAACTCTTGCATCGGTTTTACAGTCAACCTCACTTACTACTCTACTGCCCAGAGCTGGCACCATATACTCACTGGGGTGGAACTTTTTCTGCCATTGGGAATCATCCTTTTCTGTACCTTCAGCATCATCTTTACCATCAGACGGCGGAACCTTGGCAAGCAAGCAGGAGCTCGACGGGCAATGCTTGTCCTGGGAGTGGTATTTGCCGTCTACTTTTTCTGCTTCTTGCCCAGCGTTATCTTCGCCATAGCCTCCCTTCTGGCTTTCCGATGGGGGAACTGCTACATCCTCCACCTCTGTGTTGACCTGTTCCAAGGATCGCTGGCTTTCACCTACCTCACCAGCACCCTTGATCCTGTGCTCTACTGCTTCTCCAGCCCCAACTTTCTCCGCCAGAGCAAGATGGTGCTCTGTAAAAGGGAGTGGTTGACTGGAAAAAAGGATAATCAAGAAGGTGATGATAGCAGCTCTTCCAAACCAAACAGGCAGGTGGCAAGAGGGGATGCAGCAACTTTGCAGGATTAA
- the HAAO gene encoding 3-hydroxyanthranilate 3,4-dioxygenase, whose protein sequence is MELQVNVKTWIEKNKSFFLPPVCNKLMHQKQLKVMFVGGPNQRKDYHIEEGEEIFYQVEGDMVLKILEQGKHRDVLIRQGEIFLLPAGIPHSPQRFANTVGLVIERERLKTEVDGLRYYVGDTTNVLFEKWFYCEDLGTQLAPIIQEFFSSEQYKTGKPRPDQLLKEPPFPLSTRTVMEPLVLQQWLADHRGELQGGSTLSLFGDTYESQVTVYGSGSSKGLKLGVDMWLWQLEGSSVVTIGGQNRRLASDDSLLVPKGTVYLWERAQDCVALAVTQNPDNKKPMK, encoded by the exons ATGGAGCTCCAAGTGAACGTGAAGACGTGGATCGAGAAAAACAaatccttctttctccccccagTCTGCAACAAGCTCAT GCATCAGAAACAACTTAAAGTCATGTTCGTTGGAGGCCCAAATCAAAGAAAGGATTACCACattgaggaaggagaagag ATCTTTTACCAGGTTGAAGGTGACATGGTCCTTAAGATCTTGGAGCAAGGCAAACACCGAGATGTGCTCATCCGCCAGGGGGAG ATATTCCTCCTGCCGGCTGGCATCCCCCATTCCCCACAGAGGTTTGCCAACACTGTGGGGCTGGTGATAGAGCGAGAAAGACTGAAGACAGAGGTAGATGGGCTCAG ATATTATGTTGGAGATACAACAAATGTCCTTTTCGAAAAGTGGTTCTACTGTGAAGATCTTGGCACACAACTAGCACCAATAATCCAGGA GTTTTTCAGCTCTGAGCAGTACAAGACAGGAAAACCTCGCCCAG ACCAGCTGCTCAAAGAGCCACCCTTCCCCCTGAGCACAAGGACTGTCATGGAGCCACTGGTCCTTCAGCAATGGCTGGCTGACCATCGTGGGGAGCTACAGGGAGGGAGCACCCTCAGCCTGTTTGGAGACACTTATGAGTCACAG GTTACAGTCTATGGATCTGGCAGCAGCAAAGGTCTTAAATTGGGTGTGGACATGTGGCTATGGCAGCTG GAAGGGTCCTCAGTGGTGACCATTGGGGGACAGAACCGAAGGCTGGCATCAGATGACAGCCTCCTTGTGCCCAAAGGGACTGT GTACCTCTGGGAGCGAGCTCAGGATTGTGTAGCTTTGGCAGTGACCCAGAATCCGGATAATAAGAAGCCAATGAAGTAA